One genomic window of Quercus lobata isolate SW786 chromosome 9, ValleyOak3.0 Primary Assembly, whole genome shotgun sequence includes the following:
- the LOC115961166 gene encoding GDSL esterase/lipase At4g10955-like, giving the protein MALLAGKEMAKEGHLIETYLFNPPFFSALLESVIKDERVKFGIHLATSVFKTGLAGLNFVVNGGQADDPFAVLSPWLPYLFVNPDDPICSKYVGYFEHRKKMEDNGVEEFEMVATKNSTWNLCLSVLGKDSGSEPLHLLPSADLTINKVQFPNIEGVVDAYKKFKRAHSLQQWWNPFPYESMRYNYNTTNGVECSS; this is encoded by the coding sequence ATGGCACTGCTTGCGGGAAAGGAAATGGCCAAGGAGGGTCATTTAATTGAAACTTATCTTTTCAATCCTCCATTCTTCTCGGCCCTCTTAGAAAGTGTGATCAAAGATGAACGAGTGAAGTTTGGAATCCACTTGGCAACCAGTGTTTTCAAGACAGGACTCGCGGGTCTTAACTTTGTTGTAAATGGTGGCCAAGCTGATGACCCTTTTGCGGTGCTATCTCCCTGGCTTCCTTACCTTTTTGTGAACCCAGATGATCCTATTTGTTCAAAATATGTTGGATATTTTGAACACaggaagaagatggaggataACGGAGTTGAAGAATTTGAGATGGTCGCAACAAAGAACTCCACGTGGAATCTATGCTTAAGTGTGTTGGGAAAGGATTCAGGTTCAGAACCACTGCATCTCCTTCCTTCAGCAGATCTGACCATTAATAAGGTTCAATTCCCAAATATTGAAGGTGTTGTTGATGCttataaaaagtttaaaagagCTCATAGTCTTCAACAGTGGTGGAATCCTTTTCCCTATGAATCTATGCGTTATAACTACAACACTACAAACGGTGTTGAATGTAGCAGCTAA
- the LOC115961167 gene encoding GDSL esterase/lipase At4g10955-like, with product MKKETVLRDGKLNFKCFYNKLHKSSSFQLAMDCVLVTMSGGARVWLAGHSPGSAMALLAGKNMAKMGYFLETYLFNPPFLYFPMEAAIKDTIVKFVIRCAGSVVSAGLSRDVNGCQHHETEDHESFNVPLSSWIPYLFVNPHYPICSEYIGYFEQRKKMRAKILGGVDRFLTKSCMDSGSEPLNLIPSADLTINRCQLTEFQGPFCKYKKFKRAHGIQQWWNYVPYDSLRYEYNTTNYVE from the coding sequence ATGAAAAAGGAGACAGTGTTACGTGACGGCAAATTAAACTTCAAGTGCTTCTATAACAAACTTCACAAGAGTTCCAGCTTTCAACTTGCAATGGATTGTGTTCTGGTTACTATGTCTGGAGGTGCAAGGGTGTGGTTAGCTGGACATTCTCCGGGGTCAGCTATGGCATTGCTTGCAGGAAAGAACATGGCCAAGATGGGTTACTTTCTTGAAACTTATCTTTTTAATCCTCCATTCTTATATTTCCCCATGGAGGCAGCTATCAAGGATACAATAGTTAAGTTTGTTATCCGCTGTGCAGGTAGTGTTGTCAGTGCAGGCCTGAGTCGTGATGTAAATGGTTGCCAACATCATGAGACTGAAGATCATGAATCTTTTAATGTTCCGCTATCTTCCTGGATTCCTTACCTTTTTGTGAATCCACATTATCCTATTTGTTCAGAATATATTGGATATTTTGaacagaggaagaagatgaggGCAAAAATACTTGGAGGAGTTGATAGGTTTTtaacaaagagttgcatggatTCAGGCTCAGAACCACTGAATCTCATTCCTTCAGCAGATCTGACTATCAATAGGTGTCAATTGACTGAATTCCAAGGACCCTTTTgtaagtataaaaaatttaaaagagctCATGGAATTCAACAATGGTGGAATTATGTTCCCTATGATTCTCTGCGTTATGAGTACAACACTACAAACTATGTTGAATGA